Genomic DNA from Endomicrobiales bacterium:
CATAAAACCACCAGCAAATGAATCGCCCGCTCCGGTAGGATCAAAAACATCTTCAAGCGGGTAGGCAGGTGCCGAAAACAACTCATTTTTGCTTACAAAAAGCGCGCCGTACTCACCTCGTTTTATTACAATTGCCCAAGGGCCTATTTGAAATATTTTTTTTGCGGCTTTAAGAAGGTTATGCTCGCCAGTAAATTGCCTTATTTCCGACTCATTTATTGTAAGAATATCTACATATTTAAGTGTTTTTTCAAGTTGTTTAGGTTTGGTTTGTATCCAATAGTTCATTGTGTCGCAACCAACAAGCTCCGGCTTTTTAATTTGCTTCAAAACATTAAGCTGAAGCTCCGGGTCAATATTTGCGAGAAAAACAAATTTTGTGTTTTTTAATTCAAGTGGCACAACAGGTTTAAATGACGAAAAAACATTTAATTGCGTATCAATGGTTTGAGCGCTGTTTAGGTCGTAATTATACTCACCTTGCCACCTGAATGTTTTACCTTTTGCAACTTCAAGGCCACTGGTATCTATTTTGCGTTTCGCAAGCATATCAATGTATTTTTTTGGAAAATCTGAACCAACAACCGCAACAAGTTTCACATCAGTAAAATAAGCAGCCGCTATTGAAAAGTAAATTGAAGAACCGCCAAGGGCATCTTTAACATTGCCAAAAGGAGTTTTTACCGAATCAAGCGCTGCAGAACCAACTACAAGAATAGACATTTCATCCCCTCATTACTTAATATATTTTGAAATTAATGGCGCCAAATCTTCTTTAATTTTTTCAGATATTATCT
This window encodes:
- a CDS encoding PfkB family carbohydrate kinase yields the protein MSILVVGSAALDSVKTPFGNVKDALGGSSIYFSIAAAYFTDVKLVAVVGSDFPKKYIDMLAKRKIDTSGLEVAKGKTFRWQGEYNYDLNSAQTIDTQLNVFSSFKPVVPLELKNTKFVFLANIDPELQLNVLKQIKKPELVGCDTMNYWIQTKPKQLEKTLKYVDILTINESEIRQFTGEHNLLKAAKKIFQIGPWAIVIKRGEYGALFVSKNELFSAPAYPLEDVFDPTGAGDSFAGGFMGYLAACSKINKKEMRRAVITGSVMASFNVEAFSVNRLIKLTNAEINKRYKQFKQLTHFEHLST